DNA sequence from the Candidatus Thorarchaeota archaeon genome:
GCTAAGGTCATGAGTTCATTTAAGATGCCTATAGATCCATTTGAGTATCTTTGCATGTTCCTCCGGAATGTTCTCTGATAGTCTACTGGCAAGAATTGGCAATTTCCATTTATCGAGCTCCTCTTGATAGCATCCAGCAGAACGACAGTATTCCCTTACATATCGGCTTGTTACAAACCTTCTAAACATGTGAATGAATCCCCGATCCAAAATCGATGGTTTGCCAGTTAGGGCACTATGTCTCAGAATATATCTGGTTCTAGCGGCGTCCGCGTAGGCAGATCCACGTACCGCATTCATCCAATCAATTACGACCAATCCACGCGGGGAGCAAATAACGTTTTCAAAGTGATAATCAAAGTGACAGAGGGTTTTGCCTTGGGGTAATTCATTGAGATACTCAAGTATGG
Encoded proteins:
- a CDS encoding phosphotransferase, encoding MHEIEAPELRSQIDYIRSDIETVDVLDSHRKTAILEYLNELPQGKTLCHFDYHFENVICSPRGLVVIDWMNAVRGSAYADAARTRYILRHSALTGKPSILDRGFIHMFRRFVTSRYVREYCRSAGCYQEELDKWKLPILASRLSENIPEEHAKILKWIYRHLK